The Brassica oleracea var. oleracea cultivar TO1000 chromosome C6, BOL, whole genome shotgun sequence genomic interval CTTTGGATGGTTTCCGCAAAATCAGTGTTACTAAGCTAAAGAATACATCATGTATTTGAAGAAGAATAAGAAACTATTAATAAAACATTTTCTACAAAAAAAGAAACTATTAAAAACATTACTAAAATATATTCTTAAATCTATCGAATAGTAAATTTATCATAGACAATTGTGATAAATGCACTGGTAGTACTAAAGTCCATCTTTGTATGTTTCTTTTGGCTGGTAATGTTTATCGTGATTAGAAAAAAAGGAAGAAGACAATCATGTTGTAAGAGACAACTATATTAATCGCTGACTAGGTTTTTGAATTCTGACTTTAATTATCAATGAGAGTTGACTAGGCAAATAAAAAACAAGTATGTGTGGCCAAGTCGGCTTACGTCTTCTTTGAATTTGTGTTAGATTATGTGTTTGTGCCGTTTATCTAATTTAATCAGTCGCCTCGTCTGATTATTTCATCTAAACCTTCCTTACCATTTTTTTTCTCTTTCTTTTAAGTCCGGCCAGAGCATTGACTTGAGACACAAGAAAGAAATTATTCCATCTAATCATCATTTTTGTTTTCGACGAATCTACGGAGAGAGAGAGCTTTGATGTAACGGACTATGAGTGGGACACAGAGAAGAGCAGCGACCTAGGTTCAGTGACCGGATCATCGCCGCTGACGTCAAACCTTGGAAAGAGACTGAAGGCTAAACGGATAAGTTTCATGAAGAAGCGGCTAGCCTCTGTTTCTAATCGCTTGACATCCGTCTCTGGAGAGAGAGAGCCAGCTGCTCGACTGGACCGGCAGGATTCAACGGCCTTGACAGGGCTCAGGTTCATCAGTAAGGCTGACGGTGCTGCTGGCTGGACCGCCGTCGAGAATCGGTTTGTTGAGATCACGGCCACTAGTGGTGGATTGCTGCCAAGGTCAAAATTTGGAGAATGCATAGGTAAAATTTTACAAAATTAAAAAATTTACCAAAGCCCACTAGTTAAAACTCCTTTGTTACATAATAGCGACCTTGGAAATTATAGGTTTAAGTCGCGTTAGGAGAATTGATCTCTAAAAGAAAGTTAAATTTTTCATCCTAGAAGATTAAAGGTCCATGAACCCATAACCTTCTAGTCATTAAATCAAAAGACTAGAACCAAAGAAATGGTTAGGATCAAAATATGAATTCATATAGTGATTTCAGGGATGGATTCAACAGACTTTGCCTTGGAACTGTTCGACGCATTAGCTAGAAGAAGGCTTATGACACAAGACACTATCGATGGAGACCAGTTAAGGGAGTTCTGGGAACAAATAAGTGCTCAAAGCTTTGATTCCAGGCTTCAAACTTTCTTTGACATGTGAAGAGTTCTAATCTTTATCCATTTTGAACTTTTGTTATGCATTTATCTTGTTCTCTGCAACTTTTGGTGATAAAATGTAAAGTTGAGCCACAAGATTTGTGAAATGCAGGATTGATTCAGACGCCAATGGTAGATTAACTGAAGACCAAGTCAGACAGGTGAAAATTTTAACACTAATTCATGATTGTGTCAAATGTTAATTTATGAAAAAACTTTCATTCTTAAATATCAAATATTTTTGGTTCATAAATATGAATATCTTCACAAATGAAAATATGTATGCTGAAAATTGTAAGTTTATTTCAGAAAAAAAATCACACGATAAACTGGAATAACAAACATTCAAACAATTAATCATCATTCTCACAAATGTTTTCTGTAAAATATGAAAATGATTAATAAAGGTGAAATCTAATCTGTCTTTTTTTCTCTGGGCGTCTTTCAAAGATCATCAACCTTAGTTCGTCCACCAACAATTTGCCAAACATCCAAAAACGGACAGATGAATATGCTGCAATGATAATGGAAGAGCTTGACCCAGATAATATAGGATACATCATGGTAAAAAGCTTTCTTGACGATAATAATCTTTGAGAACCAATATATATTTCAATACTCTTTCTCCATGTAACTCTTTGGTGAACCTAAAACAGATAGAGAGTCTTGAGACCTTGCTTTCGCATGCGGAGACACGACATATACGCAGAGATAGTGAAGGTAGCAAGAAGCTAAGCCACATGCTAAGTCTTAAGCTTAATACTACCCGTGACCCTAAACCGTTGAAGAGATGGTACAGTGGACTGAGACACTTCGTATCAGATAGCTTGCAAACGGTGAGTACTTCGAGGTTCAACATTATCAGTAATCTTCAATCTTAGGGATTTAAAAATGTAACTGACGCAGAGGCTTTAAATTATTTCTAGACATCGATGTACTTTGCAATACCAGTAGCTTTCCCTGCATGCGAGGTACTAATAAGACCATTCAGATCCAGTGTCAGCACGGTAACAATTCGCAAAGTCGCTATATATCCTGGAAACGTGCTGACTTTACACTTGTCAAGGCCAAGAAACTTCAAATATCAAAGCGGTCAATACATGTTTGTAACCTGCCCAACAATCTCAACATTTGAGTGGTACGGAAAAATGTAATAGTATCAAGAGTCAGGAAACCCTAAACTGCGTTTGAGTGACAATCAAGTTCACATGATATATATTTGTAGGCATCCATTTTCAATAACTTCTGCGCCGCAAGACGAGGATCTGAGCATTCATATAAAAGTAGTGGGAGACTGGACAAATGCTCTCAAAGAAGTTTTCTCCGAGGTCTTATTTTACTTATAAATCTCTCGAAAATGTATATGTTAAAGAGGCAAATTAGCTTGAGTAGCATGTTGAGTTATGTATCAGGTGTGTGCGCCACCTCCTGTCCGAGACAATTATCGAGATGCATATAACCGCGAGTAAGTATCTTCTAACAATCCCATATAAAATGAATAAAAAATCTAAACGAAAATGATCAGTATATATAGGTGGTCCAAAAATATCACATTTTCACAATTTAGTTTGTAACTACGTACAACACTATTTTAATTTTCGATTTATAACATTGGTATATATATCATTGTTTATTTTTAGACGATTAATGTAACATTGTTAATATTGAAAGGGAAATGAACCCATGCAGTTTTCCCAAAATCATGATTGATGGTCCATATGACGCACCTGCACAAAATTACAAGAAATATAACGTGGTTTTACTGGTCGGGCTTGGGATTGGGACCGCTCCAATGATGAGCATTATCAAGGACATCATCAACAATGTGGAGGCCAAGGAACATTCCCAATTCAGCCAAATGGAGAAGGGAACACAACGACATCAACAAGGTGAAAAGGAAAGTATGAAGACTCGAAAGGCTTACTTCTATTGGGTAACAAAGGATCAAGGCTCATACAGTTGGTTTCAGAACATCATGAACGAGGTAACAGAACGGGACACAAATGGAGTCATTGAAGTAAATAACTATTGCACTAGCATCTGCGAAGAAGGAGATGTTCGTTCTGTGTTCATACGTACGCTTCAGTCTCTAAACCATTCCAAAAATGGCGTGGACATTGTCTCTGGGACAAGGGTCATGACCCACTTCGCCAAACCTAACTGGAAAAACGTCTACAAACAGATAGCCATGGATCACTATGGCTCTCATGTTGGTAAGCTCTGCCTCACTGTTGTAGGAATGTTTGCGTAAAATTGCATGATTATATGTTACTGTCACATCATGTAAATTCTAGTTAAGTTTTCGCTCGTTGAAAAGCATTAATTGGTGAATGTAATAACATCCTCTGATTGAATTAATTAATGACACTAATGGTATAAAATGAAATTGTATATGCAGGAGTGTTTTATTGCGGAGAAGTTTCATTGGCAGAGGAGTTAAGGCAGCTAGCTTTGGAGTTCACACACAAGACAGAAACTAGATTCTCCTTCCACAAAGAGAACTTCTACCCACCAGATAAATAATGATGGTGTACAACAAGATGATTAATGAAATAATTTTGGAGTAAGAAAGTGTGTTATGTTTGTGTTTTTTGAAAGTTGAGGTGGTGATTTTTTTTTCAGAACAAAACGTGTGTTGTGAGTATTGGACGTGTGTGTGCGTGTGTTTGAGTCATTTTTCAGTTTCGATATACAATAGTCGAAATCATGTTTAACATGATGTAATGTAATAACTAATATTAGTTACACCAATTGGTTGAATAAGAATTTTTTTTGTCACAAAGTCGAATAAGAATAAGAATAAGAAAAACAATGTTACATTGTTTTTTTAAACAAAACAATGTTACTATTTGTGCTATAGAAAAAGGACAATTTTTTATTTATTTCTCCTCTTCAGTCGTTGAAGCCTAAAAACTATATAAATTAATAATGTTAAAAATATGGTATTTTATAATTTATAGAGTTATTCATTTGCAAAAAGTTTCTTATTTTAGATTTTTTATATTTTTGAATATTTTTATTTATTAAATAGAAAAATAATTGATTTCACCGTATATACATTAATTAAATTTCAGAAATTAGAGTTTCATATTGCTTTATATATTGTTTGATGTATATTTTTTTTATGTTTCATAGAATTCAAATGTGGTTTTAGATATAACTTTACTAAATATTGGTTTTAGATATAAGTTTATTAAATATTATCAAAATATATTAAAATTTTAAGAAAAATAGAGAAATAAATTCACTGTGAATATAAAATCAACAATATAATATTTTGTTTGTATTTATATAAAAAATATATAGATAGATTATTGATTTATGATTTTAATGGACCATATATTTACA includes:
- the LOC106296490 gene encoding respiratory burst oxidase homolog protein C-like isoform X1; the protein is MKKRLASVSNRLTSVSGEREPAARLDRQDSTALTGLRFISKADGAAGWTAVENRFVEITATSGGLLPRSKFGECIGMDSTDFALELFDALARRRLMTQDTIDGDQLREFWEQISAQSFDSRLQTFFDMIDSDANGRLTEDQVRQIINLSSSTNNLPNIQKRTDEYAAMIMEELDPDNIGYIMIESLETLLSHAETRHIRRDSEGSKKLSHMLSLKLNTTRDPKPLKRWYSGLRHFVSDSLQTTSMYFAIPVAFPACEVLIRPFRSSVSTVTIRKVAIYPGNVLTLHLSRPRNFKYQSGQYMFVTCPTISTFEWHPFSITSAPQDEDLSIHIKVVGDWTNALKEVFSEVCAPPPVRDNYRDAYNREEMNPCSFPKIMIDGPYDAPAQNYKKYNVVLLVGLGIGTAPMMSIIKDIINNVEAKEHSQFSQMEKGTQRHQQGEKESMKTRKAYFYWVTKDQGSYSWFQNIMNEVTERDTNGVIEVNNYCTSICEEGDVRSVFIRTLQSLNHSKNGVDIVSGTRVMTHFAKPNWKNVYKQIAMDHYGSHVGVFYCGEVSLAEELRQLALEFTHKTETRFSFHKENFYPPDK
- the LOC106296490 gene encoding respiratory burst oxidase homolog protein C-like isoform X2; translation: MKKRLASVSNRLTSVSGEREPAARLDRQDSTALTGLRFISKADGAAGWTAVENRFVEITATSGGLLPRSKFGECIGMDSTDFALELFDALARRRLMTQDTIDGDQLREFWEQISAQSFDSRLQTFFDMIDSDANGRLTEDQVRQIINLSSSTNNLPNIQKRTDEYAAMIMEELDPDNIGYIMIESLETLLSHAETRHIRRDSEGSKKLSHMLSLKLNTTRDPKPLKRWYSGLRHFVSDSLQTTSMYFAIPVAFPACEVLIRPFRSSVSTVTIRKVAIYPGNVLTLHLSRPRNFKYQSGQYMFVTCPTISTFEWHPFSITSAPQDEDLSIHIKVVGDWTNALKEVFSEVCAPPPVRDNYRDAYNRDFPKIMIDGPYDAPAQNYKKYNVVLLVGLGIGTAPMMSIIKDIINNVEAKEHSQFSQMEKGTQRHQQGEKESMKTRKAYFYWVTKDQGSYSWFQNIMNEVTERDTNGVIEVNNYCTSICEEGDVRSVFIRTLQSLNHSKNGVDIVSGTRVMTHFAKPNWKNVYKQIAMDHYGSHVGVFYCGEVSLAEELRQLALEFTHKTETRFSFHKENFYPPDK